The following proteins come from a genomic window of Maniola hyperantus chromosome 8, iAphHyp1.2, whole genome shotgun sequence:
- the LOC117984451 gene encoding ubiquinone biosynthesis O-methyltransferase-like → MLTEVTASPLVLYFNLEDISRFRTLEILSTFLIIYLVFRCWSPAGDFSNKINFNSKRCAHSTIDSKDFFQANKKISKNFWDPHGTFAPLYRLNYIRVPYIRDCLVDVAPGEKFSDCLKGKKILDIGCGGGFLSEALAMLGAEVTGIDPSEAATEHAKQNSSRNNRLANNLPKYIWSTMEEHSKEYPESYDVVVASEVIDHVANQELFVESCVRAAKPGGKLFFTTINRTRLAQFYIIFAFENIFKIVPKGAHEFDKFIKPSELKYMIEMNDCFVESTKGYVYYPLAKYWEWTKHTNCFFAIEAVKSK, encoded by the exons ATGCTCACCGAGGTAACAGCCAGCCCTTTGGTCCTTTATTTCAACCTAGAAGATATTTCTAGATTCCGTACCC TGGAGATCCTATCTACGTTTCTTATTATTTACCTTGTTTTTAGATGTTGGAGCCCAGCTGGTgacttttcaaataaaattaacttcaaTTCCAAGCGATGCGCTCACTCAACGATTGACTCTAAGGATTTTTTCCAagcgaataaaaaaatatcgaaaaatttTTGGGATCCCCATGGGACGTTTGCACCGCTTTATCGTTTGAACTATATTcg AGTGCCTTACATACGAGACTGTCTAGTCGATGTAGCACCTGGAGAAAAATTCTCTGATTGTCTGAAAGGAAAGAAAATCCTTGACATTGGTTGTGGAGGTGGATTTCTCTCAGAG GCCTTGGCTATGCTTGGGGCTGAAGTCACTGGAATAGACCCCAGCGAGGCAGCCACTGAACATGCAAAACAAAATAGCTCTAGGAACAATCGTTTGGCTAATAACTTGCCTAAATATATTTGGTCGACGATGGAG GAACATTCTAAGGAGTATCCTGAGAGCTATGACGTTGTCGTGGCATCAGAGGTTATAGATCATGTCGCCAATCAGGAGCTGTTCGTGGAGTCATGTGTGCGTGCCGCTAAACCGGGAGGGAAGCTATTCTTTACCACCATAAACAGAACACGCCTCGCACAGTTCTATATAATATTtgcctttgaaaatattttcaaaattgttcCAAAGGGTGCCCATGAATTTGACAAGTTCATCAAACCAAGTGAACTGAAATACATGATAGAAATGA ATGACTGTTTCGTGGAATCAACAAAAGGCTACGTTTATTATCCATTGGCAAAGTATTGGGAATGGACTAAACATACGAACTGCTTCTTTGCAATCGAGGCTGTGAAATcaaaataa
- the LOC117984452 gene encoding ubiquinone biosynthesis O-methyltransferase, mitochondrial-like — protein MSAKLCYDVNIRSINAILLLRRSIPAVAFLNNIYFNSKRSAHSTIDSKDFYQVNKKIPKAFWDPQGTFTALYRLNNIRVPYIRDSLVDVAPGEKFSNCLKGKKILDVGCGGGFLSEALAMLGAEVTGIDPSEAGIEHATQHRSKNKRLANNLPAYIWTTIEEHSKKYPESYDVVVASEVIDHVANQELFVESCVRAAKPGGKLFFTTINRTRIAQFFIIFVFEDILKIIPKGVHEFDKFIKPSELQYMMEMNDCFVESTKGYVYYPLAKYWEWTKHTKCFFAIEAVKSK, from the exons ATGTCTGCAAAACTATGTTACGACGTTAATATTCGTAGTATTAacgctatattattattaag ACGTTCGATCCCAGCTGTTGcctttttaaacaatatttatttcaattctaAGAGATCCGCTCACTCAACGATTGACTCAAAAGATTTCTACCaagtcaataaaaaaataccgaAAGCGTTTTGGGATCCTCAAGGGACATTTACGGCCCTTTATCGTTTGAACAATATCAG AGTTCCTTATATAAGAGACAGTCTAGTAGATGTAGCACCTGGTGAAAAATTCTCTAACTGTCTGAAAGGAAAGAAAATCCTTGACGTCGGATGTGGCGGAGGATTTCTCTCAGAG GCCTTGGCTATGCTTGGGGCTGAAGTTACTGGAATAGACCCCAGCGAAGCAGGCATTGAACACGCAACACAACATCGCTCTAAGAACAAGCGCTTGGCAAATAACTTGCCTGCATATATTTGGACTACGATAGAG GAACATTCTAAGAAGTATCCTGAGAGTTATGATGTTGTAGTGGCATCAGAGGTTATAGATCATGTCGCCAATCAGGAGCTGTTCGTGGAATCATGTGTGCGTGCCGCTAAACCAGGCGGAAAACTATTCTTTACCACCATAAACAGAACACGCATCGCAcagttctttataatatttgtctttgaagatattttgaaaataattccaaAGGGTGTCCACGAATTTGACAAGTTTATCAAACCAAGCGAACTGCAATACATGATGGAAATGA ACGACTGTTTCGTGGAATCAACAAAAGGCTACGTTTATTATCCATTGGCAAAGTATTGGGAATGGACTAAACATACGAAGTGCTTCTTTGCGATCGAGGCTGTGAAATcaaaataa